A genomic region of Cyanobacteria bacterium FACHB-DQ100 contains the following coding sequences:
- a CDS encoding HDIG domain-containing protein has product MNSLRSWMQQFQRICSEGEKHLHHSASVRSLKRVSGLRKQLAHKPAIPTPILIIATSIVFTGALGRQFYNQPRLSVGKIAPETIEAPSDAAVENQQATEERRRTARDTLMPMLRLDALASNQSRHAVQAQLAKGVTLRQQLGQFPYIESQILSESAQQYLRKAKDWEWEIVIAATQDRTNHLSTQLNDAIQRQATIELIRYRNQNSAERLSSLIRQITMVRQRYATTIGLIQPPYDSTVLEISDPMWQKTQSEVMQIVDRMLAQGIAPGLSPDQLETAIERNVEDTMPPETRAIATKLLLASLKPNLTRDDEQTHVQAEKAAQDVKPVMIEIRQGETIVTSGQVISARDFILLDYFNLSRRETNWFGLIVFGGLVTGTVTIFWRLEQRYHPKGLRYRDYWLVGLMCLSTPLMVMINAPSTNLPAIGFLMGTFYGSVLAVTGVGLLTVMLPIGMGLGAMQWIPSAAAGLIVAALAARVRSREELALLGLGVGLTQGLLYLLLGAVSGMSLYGLIGRVGLEALLGLAWSIVAIGISPYLEHLFDVVTTLRLVELANPNRSLLKRLAAETPGTFQHTLFVANLAEAAARELGCNVELTRAGTLYHDIGKMHDPLGFIENQMGGVNKHDAIDDPWRSAAIIKKHVTEGIVMARRARLPKAVQAFIPEHQGTMTIAYFYHQAQQQAKLDPEIKVNEADFRYDGPAPQSRETGIVMLADSCEAALRSLKDATPEEALNMINKILSARWKDGQLDESGLTRSQMSTIAQVFVQVWQQSNHQRIVYPKVKS; this is encoded by the coding sequence ATGAATTCCCTTCGCTCTTGGATGCAACAATTTCAGCGAATTTGTAGCGAAGGAGAAAAACATCTCCATCACTCTGCCTCCGTGCGATCGCTCAAGCGCGTTAGTGGGCTGCGAAAACAACTCGCGCACAAGCCTGCGATTCCAACGCCCATCCTGATCATCGCCACCTCGATCGTATTTACAGGCGCATTGGGACGACAGTTTTATAATCAACCCCGGTTGAGCGTGGGCAAAATCGCCCCTGAAACGATCGAGGCTCCCAGCGATGCTGCCGTTGAAAATCAACAAGCGACCGAGGAACGGCGCAGAACTGCTCGCGATACCCTAATGCCAATGTTAAGACTGGATGCGCTCGCCTCAAATCAGTCTCGACACGCCGTACAAGCCCAGCTCGCAAAAGGAGTCACATTACGGCAGCAGCTTGGACAATTTCCATACATCGAATCGCAAATACTTTCAGAATCCGCTCAGCAATACTTACGCAAAGCGAAAGATTGGGAATGGGAAATAGTGATTGCTGCAACTCAGGATCGCACGAATCACCTGAGCACTCAGCTCAATGATGCCATTCAGCGCCAAGCGACGATCGAACTCATTCGCTACCGCAATCAAAATTCAGCCGAGCGCTTATCTAGCCTGATTCGTCAGATTACGATGGTGCGACAACGCTATGCGACGACGATCGGGCTGATTCAACCGCCGTATGATTCGACGGTGCTAGAGATTTCTGATCCGATGTGGCAGAAGACCCAAAGCGAAGTCATGCAAATTGTCGATCGAATGCTAGCGCAGGGGATTGCACCTGGACTGTCTCCAGACCAGCTTGAAACCGCGATCGAGCGCAACGTCGAAGACACAATGCCACCAGAAACCAGAGCGATCGCAACGAAATTGTTGCTGGCTTCGCTAAAGCCCAATTTAACGCGCGATGATGAACAAACTCATGTGCAAGCTGAAAAAGCGGCGCAAGACGTTAAACCTGTGATGATCGAAATCCGGCAGGGAGAAACGATCGTTACCAGTGGACAAGTTATTTCAGCCCGTGATTTCATCTTGCTGGACTACTTCAACCTGAGCCGGCGCGAAACCAATTGGTTTGGTCTGATTGTGTTTGGTGGATTAGTTACTGGAACAGTCACGATCTTTTGGAGATTAGAGCAGCGCTATCATCCCAAAGGACTACGATATCGAGACTATTGGCTGGTGGGATTAATGTGTCTTAGTACCCCGTTGATGGTGATGATTAATGCACCTTCGACAAATTTACCGGCGATCGGGTTTTTGATGGGCACATTTTACGGCTCGGTGTTGGCAGTGACCGGAGTAGGATTGCTGACGGTGATGTTACCGATCGGCATGGGATTGGGGGCAATGCAATGGATTCCTAGTGCAGCAGCCGGATTAATTGTGGCAGCTTTGGCGGCGCGAGTGCGATCGCGTGAGGAGCTAGCTTTGCTGGGATTAGGTGTAGGACTAACTCAAGGATTACTCTATCTATTGTTAGGTGCAGTGTCGGGAATGAGTTTGTATGGTCTGATCGGTCGGGTCGGACTTGAAGCATTGTTAGGGTTAGCCTGGAGCATTGTCGCGATCGGGATTAGCCCTTATCTAGAGCACTTGTTTGATGTTGTGACTACTTTACGCTTGGTTGAACTTGCAAATCCTAATCGATCCTTGCTCAAACGCTTAGCTGCTGAGACTCCCGGAACCTTTCAACATACTTTGTTTGTGGCAAATCTAGCAGAAGCTGCCGCACGAGAATTAGGCTGCAATGTTGAACTTACTAGAGCCGGAACGCTTTATCACGACATTGGTAAGATGCACGACCCCCTAGGATTTATCGAGAACCAAATGGGCGGTGTGAACAAGCATGATGCGATCGATGACCCGTGGAGGAGTGCAGCGATCATTAAAAAGCACGTCACGGAAGGAATTGTGATGGCACGTCGAGCCAGATTACCCAAGGCAGTACAAGCTTTTATTCCTGAGCATCAAGGTACGATGACGATCGCGTATTTCTACCATCAAGCCCAACAACAAGCGAAACTTGATCCTGAGATCAAAGTCAATGAGGCGGATTTTCGCTATGACGGCCCTGCACCGCAGTCTCGTGAAACTGGGATTGTAATGTTAGCCGATTCTTGTGAAGCAGCTTTGCGATCGCTCAAAGATGCCACACCCGAAGAAGCCTTGAACATGATCAATAAGATTCTGTCCGCACGATGGAAAGATGGTCAATTAGATGAATCGGGACTCACACGATCGCAGATGAGTACGATCGCGCAAGTGTTTGTTCAAGTGTGGCAACAATCCAACCATCAGCGCATTGTGTATCCAAAGGTGAAGTCTTAG
- the leuC gene encoding 3-isopropylmalate dehydratase large subunit: MSTGTLFDKVWDLHTVGILPSGQTQLFIGLHLIHEVTSPQAFSMLRERGLKVLFPDRTVATVDHIIPTDNQARPFLDSLAEEMLQELEKNTQSNNIRFYPVGSGSQGIVHVIAPEQGLTQPGMTIACGDSHTSTHGAFGAIAFGIGTSQVRDVLASQTLALSKLKVRKIEVNGKLNPGVYAKDVILHIIRKLGVKGGVGYAYEFAGTTFEQMSMEERMTVCNMSIEGGARCGYVNPDPTTYDYLKGREFAPKGEEWDKAVSWWNSLRSDADAVYDDVVVFDAADITPTVTWGITPGQGIGVTETVPTPEVMPDDERAIALEAYQYMDLKPGEPLQGTKIDVCFIGSCTNGRISDLREAARVAQGRRVAEGVKAFVVPGSERVKSQAEQEGLDRIFVEAGFEWREPGCSMCLAMNPDKLQGRQISASSSNRNFKGRQGSASGRTLLMSPAMVAAAAITGKVTDVRELM, encoded by the coding sequence ATGAGTACCGGGACATTGTTCGATAAGGTTTGGGACTTGCACACCGTCGGGATTCTGCCATCGGGACAAACTCAGCTTTTCATCGGGCTACATCTCATTCATGAAGTCACCAGTCCACAGGCGTTTTCGATGCTGCGAGAGCGCGGACTGAAAGTGCTTTTTCCCGATCGCACAGTCGCAACCGTTGACCACATTATTCCCACCGACAATCAAGCCCGTCCGTTTCTCGATTCACTTGCTGAAGAAATGCTGCAAGAACTTGAGAAAAATACTCAATCGAACAATATTCGCTTTTATCCGGTTGGCTCTGGCAGTCAAGGCATTGTTCACGTCATTGCACCCGAACAAGGACTCACTCAGCCCGGAATGACGATCGCTTGTGGAGATAGCCACACCTCGACCCATGGAGCATTCGGCGCGATCGCATTCGGTATCGGAACGAGTCAAGTCCGCGATGTGCTTGCCTCTCAAACCCTAGCGCTCTCTAAGCTCAAGGTCAGAAAAATCGAAGTCAATGGCAAGCTCAATCCAGGCGTATATGCCAAAGATGTCATTCTGCACATCATTCGCAAACTTGGCGTGAAAGGTGGAGTCGGTTACGCTTACGAGTTCGCAGGTACAACCTTCGAGCAAATGAGCATGGAAGAGCGCATGACCGTTTGCAATATGTCGATCGAAGGCGGCGCACGCTGCGGCTATGTAAATCCCGATCCAACGACTTACGACTATCTCAAAGGGCGTGAGTTTGCACCCAAAGGCGAAGAATGGGACAAAGCTGTGTCCTGGTGGAACAGTCTCCGCAGTGATGCCGATGCTGTTTACGATGATGTTGTTGTTTTTGATGCGGCTGATATTACTCCAACTGTGACTTGGGGGATTACTCCGGGACAGGGAATTGGTGTAACCGAAACGGTTCCTACTCCAGAGGTAATGCCGGACGACGAAAGAGCGATCGCGCTTGAAGCCTATCAATACATGGATCTCAAACCGGGCGAACCCCTTCAGGGAACTAAAATCGATGTCTGCTTTATCGGAAGCTGCACGAACGGACGAATTTCTGATTTGCGCGAAGCAGCGCGAGTGGCTCAAGGGCGGCGCGTTGCTGAGGGCGTGAAAGCGTTTGTGGTGCCGGGATCGGAACGAGTGAAATCCCAAGCTGAGCAGGAAGGACTCGATCGCATCTTTGTGGAAGCCGGATTCGAGTGGCGTGAACCTGGATGCTCGATGTGTTTAGCGATGAACCCCGACAAACTGCAAGGGCGGCAAATCAGCGCGTCCTCATCGAATCGGAACTTCAAAGGACGACAGGGATCAGCATCAGGTCGCACGTTGTTAATGAGTCCCGCAATGGTTGCAGCCGCCGCAATTACCGGGAAAGTAACGGACGTGCGCGAATTGATGTAG
- a CDS encoding SGNH/GDSL hydrolase family protein, with the protein MAPVQFPRRRFMQAIAGTSVLALLGCTREQTMVTLYTFGDSILDCGRYNESGVHPGQLLVQNDDRLFPEFQGQDLASRGPARLDHRARDGATVEGLQLQVQGLQVQEPAIALITIGGNDLLGGLIGDRGVGMTTFANALDCFVQQLPIRPVLLGNVYDPTLGDDNRNFLGIEAKVARKNLERMNRAVADIAHRYGQLIDLHAHFLSGDLSWFTATIEPSLKGASEVRRAFLPYVLRIR; encoded by the coding sequence ATGGCTCCAGTTCAATTCCCACGACGACGGTTTATGCAAGCGATCGCAGGGACAAGTGTCCTAGCCCTGTTAGGCTGCACACGAGAACAAACCATGGTAACGCTGTACACGTTTGGCGATTCGATTCTCGATTGTGGACGATACAACGAGTCTGGAGTTCACCCAGGGCAACTGCTCGTTCAGAATGATGATCGTTTGTTTCCCGAATTTCAGGGTCAGGATCTTGCATCACGCGGTCCGGCTCGCCTTGACCATCGTGCCCGTGATGGTGCAACTGTAGAAGGGCTACAGTTGCAAGTCCAGGGATTGCAGGTTCAAGAACCTGCCATTGCTTTAATCACGATCGGGGGTAATGATCTTCTGGGTGGATTAATCGGCGATCGGGGCGTAGGCATGACAACCTTTGCCAACGCGCTTGACTGCTTCGTGCAGCAGTTACCCATTCGTCCAGTTCTGCTGGGCAATGTGTATGACCCTACACTGGGCGATGACAATCGAAATTTCTTAGGCATTGAGGCAAAAGTTGCTCGCAAAAATCTTGAGCGCATGAACAGGGCGGTTGCAGACATTGCCCACCGCTACGGGCAACTAATCGATCTCCACGCTCATTTTCTGAGTGGTGACTTATCCTGGTTCACAGCCACGATCGAGCCAAGTCTAAAGGGTGCATCGGAAGTACGACGCGCCTTTCTTCCCTATGTCCTGCGGATACGTTAA